In a single window of the Candidatus Kaiserbacteria bacterium genome:
- the sppA gene encoding signal peptide peptidase SppA yields MKTQIIQVVKFVGAVVLVAILIPTIFYVSLLLWGDWHDEWSGYNAGWYISDGQCNIAVIPIDGEITTFPYELGGEEEGDPPSLSTSMTDTLSLLNTAENYDPNIQGILMLIDSGGGSPSASKMIADELKGSTLPVAAFILDYAASGGYYVATGADTIIANPFSDVGSIGITMSYLDYSKQNAEQGLEYVSLSSGKFKDSGTPDRALTAEERALFERDLKIYHDTFVKEVAQNRNLPVEDVAKLADGSTLPAPLALEAKLIDQIGGKEDARAWFAEQLGMNVEDVVLCQ; encoded by the coding sequence ATGAAAACTCAAATCATACAGGTCGTTAAATTTGTTGGAGCAGTAGTCCTGGTAGCAATTTTGATTCCTACTATTTTTTATGTTTCTCTTCTATTGTGGGGAGATTGGCATGATGAATGGAGCGGATACAACGCAGGATGGTATATAAGTGATGGTCAATGCAATATTGCGGTGATTCCGATTGATGGAGAAATCACTACGTTTCCATATGAACTTGGAGGCGAGGAAGAGGGTGACCCTCCATCACTCTCTACAAGTATGACCGACACACTTTCGCTCCTCAATACTGCCGAAAATTATGACCCCAACATTCAGGGAATCCTCATGCTCATCGACTCAGGAGGAGGCTCACCATCAGCATCGAAGATGATTGCTGATGAGTTGAAGGGAAGTACACTTCCTGTCGCGGCCTTTATTCTCGACTATGCAGCTTCCGGTGGCTACTACGTAGCCACCGGCGCCGACACCATCATCGCCAATCCATTTTCCGACGTGGGCTCCATTGGCATCACCATGTCATATCTCGACTACTCAAAGCAAAATGCTGAGCAGGGGCTCGAGTACGTTTCACTCTCCTCTGGCAAATTCAAGGATTCAGGCACGCCAGACAGGGCGCTCACCGCAGAAGAGCGCGCACTCTTTGAGCGCGACTTAAAGATTTACCACGACACCTTTGTAAAAGAAGTGGCACAGAATCGTAATCTCCCTGTAGAAGACGTAGCAAAACTAGCCGACGGCTCCACCCTCCCCGCACCACTAGCATTAGAAGCCAAACTCATCGATCAAATAGGAGGGAAGGAAGATGCTCGCGCGTGGTTTGCAGAGCAATTGGGGATGAATGTGGAGGATGTGGTGTTATGTCAGTAA
- a CDS encoding DUF2075 domain-containing protein — MIVYQSTKLGFLKDASNGIEDIVRSRVKEKLNIDIQVGSSEYNSWKNSLGDAMYKVMQTDKIPDDSGIAIEYSIPRAKNRIDFIITGEDDEGKEKIIIIELKQWTDIEKTDKDGVVLTRFKSGPSEEPHPSYQAWSYSALLYGFNATVYEEKISLEPCAYLHNHIDSDVILSPFYQEYLDKAPAFCKGDKEKLQDFIAKFVKHGEKKNTLYRIDNGEIRPSKNLADSLTSMLKGNQEFVLIDEQKVVYETALSLTKKSSKQNKNVLIIEGGPGTGKSVVAINLLVAITKLGLNTQYVTKNAAPRGVFEAKLTGTFKKSEISNFFTGSGSFVGEKENIFDALIVDEAHRLNKKSGMFKNLGENQIKEIIDSAKCSIFFIDEDQKVTWHDIGKKEEIEKWADKIHAKVCNLKLESQFRCNGSDGYLSWLDNILGIKDTANTTLDGIEYDFRVIDSPNELRDLIFEKNKINNKARLVAGYCWDWVSKKDKRLNDILIPEHDFGMQWNLASDGNVWIISPKSVNEIGCIHTCQGLEVDYVGVIVGRDFVIRNGKVITNPHERAKTDASLKGYKKELKERPEVTAEKAMSIIKNTYRTLMTRGMKGCYVYFVDKETEKYFKDRMNLSTLTKKPVSESIISPYVEEMVLVPLVGSAPCGEPLFGESNIEDVIQVEKRKIRPGSKYFIVRASGDSMNKAGINDNDLVLCRFAEKAETGDRVVALLGGEYVTIKYYDKKDGRRILLPKSTNSTHQPITPEEGDVVQGIVQEILPNPE, encoded by the coding sequence ATGATTGTTTATCAATCAACGAAACTGGGGTTTTTAAAAGATGCTTCAAATGGAATTGAAGATATTGTTAGGTCTCGAGTAAAGGAAAAACTTAATATTGATATTCAAGTTGGAAGTAGCGAGTACAACTCATGGAAAAATTCCCTTGGCGATGCAATGTATAAAGTAATGCAGACAGATAAGATCCCAGATGATTCCGGCATAGCTATCGAATATTCAATACCTCGAGCAAAAAATCGCATCGATTTTATTATTACAGGTGAAGATGATGAAGGAAAAGAAAAAATAATTATCATAGAACTTAAACAGTGGACTGATATAGAAAAGACAGACAAAGATGGTGTCGTCTTGACTCGTTTCAAAAGTGGTCCGAGCGAAGAACCGCATCCTTCATATCAAGCCTGGTCATACTCAGCTCTTCTTTATGGATTCAATGCAACAGTATACGAAGAAAAAATTAGCCTAGAGCCTTGCGCATACCTACATAATCATATTGATAGTGATGTTATTTTAAGCCCATTTTATCAAGAGTATTTGGATAAAGCCCCAGCATTTTGTAAAGGTGACAAAGAAAAACTTCAAGATTTTATCGCTAAATTTGTAAAGCATGGTGAAAAGAAAAATACACTTTATAGAATAGATAATGGAGAAATTCGCCCATCAAAAAATCTTGCTGACAGTCTTACCTCAATGCTAAAAGGTAATCAAGAATTTGTTTTGATAGATGAACAAAAAGTTGTATACGAAACTGCTCTATCTCTTACGAAAAAATCATCAAAACAAAATAAAAATGTATTAATTATCGAAGGTGGCCCAGGTACAGGTAAATCAGTTGTAGCCATAAATCTTTTAGTTGCAATTACTAAACTTGGACTGAATACACAGTATGTAACAAAGAATGCTGCGCCACGGGGAGTGTTTGAAGCAAAACTTACGGGCACATTTAAGAAATCAGAAATATCAAATTTTTTTACAGGATCCGGTTCCTTTGTTGGAGAAAAGGAAAATATTTTTGATGCTCTAATTGTAGACGAAGCTCATAGACTTAATAAAAAGTCTGGGATGTTTAAGAATTTAGGCGAAAACCAAATAAAAGAAATTATTGATTCTGCAAAATGCTCAATATTTTTTATTGATGAGGATCAAAAAGTGACGTGGCATGATATAGGTAAAAAAGAAGAAATTGAAAAATGGGCTGATAAAATCCATGCTAAAGTTTGTAACCTTAAGCTCGAATCGCAATTTCGGTGCAATGGTTCCGATGGCTACTTATCGTGGCTCGATAATATTCTCGGTATTAAAGATACTGCCAATACCACACTGGATGGTATAGAGTACGATTTTAGGGTTATAGACTCGCCTAACGAGCTGAGAGATTTAATTTTTGAAAAAAATAAGATAAATAATAAGGCTCGACTCGTAGCAGGATATTGTTGGGATTGGGTCAGTAAAAAAGACAAGCGTTTAAATGACATTCTTATTCCAGAGCATGATTTTGGTATGCAGTGGAACCTTGCGAGTGATGGAAACGTATGGATTATATCGCCAAAGTCTGTAAATGAAATTGGTTGTATCCACACATGCCAAGGCCTAGAAGTTGATTATGTTGGAGTTATTGTGGGTAGAGATTTTGTTATAAGAAACGGTAAAGTAATCACTAATCCTCATGAACGTGCAAAAACTGACGCCTCATTGAAGGGATATAAAAAAGAATTAAAAGAAAGACCAGAAGTTACAGCCGAAAAGGCTATGTCGATAATTAAAAATACTTATCGAACCCTTATGACACGCGGAATGAAAGGGTGCTATGTATATTTTGTAGACAAAGAAACTGAAAAATACTTTAAAGACAGAATGAACCTTTCAACACTTACTAAAAAGCCAGTATCAGAAAGTATTATTTCTCCATATGTAGAGGAAATGGTTCTAGTTCCACTCGTTGGATCTGCGCCTTGTGGTGAGCCACTTTTCGGTGAATCAAATATTGAAGACGTGATACAGGTTGAAAAAAGAAAAATCAGACCCGGCTCAAAATATTTCATTGTCCGTGCCTCTGGTGATTCAATGAATAAGGCTGGTATAAATGACAACGACCTCGTATTGTGTCGTTTTGCAGAGAAGGCAGAAACTGGTGACAGAGTAGTCGCGCTACTTGGTGGTGAATATGTGACTATAAAATACTATGATAAAAAAGATGGTCGTCGAATTCTGCTTCCAAAAAGTACAAACAGCACTCACCAACCAATAACTCCTGAGGAAGGAGACGTGGTGCAGGGTATTGTTCAAGAAATTTTGCCTAATCCTGAGTAA
- a CDS encoding nucleotide pyrophosphohydrolase produces MTNSDRLENLTERIIQFRDDRDWKQFHDPKNLAISLQLEASEVLELFQWTKDNEIKNGKEEEIADELSDVFYWVIMLAHYYKIDLIGALEKKMYKNEVKYPVEKAKGKADKYTEL; encoded by the coding sequence ATGACTAATTCAGACAGACTTGAGAATTTAACAGAAAGAATAATTCAATTTCGTGACGACCGAGATTGGAAGCAATTTCACGACCCAAAGAATCTTGCCATTTCTCTACAGTTAGAGGCCTCAGAGGTTTTAGAGCTTTTTCAGTGGACGAAAGATAATGAGATAAAGAACGGAAAAGAAGAAGAAATTGCAGACGAACTCAGTGATGTCTTTTACTGGGTCATTATGCTTGCACATTACTACAAAATTGACCTCATTGGTGCTTTGGAAAAGAAAATGTATAAAAATGAAGTAAAGTATCCAGTAGAAAAAGCTAAAGGAAAGGCCGACAAGTATACCGAACTCTAA